The proteins below are encoded in one region of Asticcacaulis excentricus CB 48:
- a CDS encoding CarD family transcriptional regulator gives MTTVAAELEFKTGDKVVYPAHGVGTVAAVESQEVAGYQLEVYVVTFDHEKMTLRVPTKKAKTAGLRHLAPAAVMSQALVTLKGRARVKRTMWSRRAQEYEAKINSGDLVSIAEVVRDLHRAENQPEQSYSERQLYESALDRMAREVAAIEKIDRDAAVALLNKSLIKAA, from the coding sequence ATGACGACTGTTGCAGCAGAACTCGAATTCAAGACGGGCGACAAAGTTGTGTATCCGGCGCATGGCGTCGGCACCGTGGCCGCCGTTGAGAGCCAGGAAGTGGCCGGCTATCAGCTCGAAGTCTATGTCGTCACCTTCGACCACGAGAAGATGACCCTGCGCGTCCCGACCAAGAAGGCCAAGACGGCCGGCCTGCGCCACCTCGCCCCGGCCGCTGTCATGTCGCAAGCGCTGGTGACTCTGAAAGGCCGTGCCCGCGTGAAGCGCACCATGTGGTCGCGTCGCGCGCAGGAGTACGAAGCCAAGATCAATTCAGGCGACCTCGTCTCAATCGCCGAAGTGGTCCGCGACCTGCACCGCGCCGAAAATCAACCGGAGCAGTCCTATTCCGAGCGTCAGCTTTACGAATCGGCTCTCGACCGCATGGCCCGCGAAGTCGCCGCGATCGAAAAGATCGACCGCGATGCTGCCGTGGCCCTGCTCAACAAGTCGTTAATCAAGGCAGCCTGA
- a CDS encoding trimeric intracellular cation channel family protein, whose amino-acid sequence MTVPDPAVSALNTALFWLDYAAVALFGASGAIAAARGRQDIITFTFFAAITGVGGGTLRDLLIGAPVFWVQRPDYILICALAGLAVWILAPRNASPRPDGKPGKRMLAMLWLDAIGLSAYAVVGAAKALNLGVAPVSAGVMGVLTATFGGIIRDVLAGEPNLLLRREIYITAALLGASVFVTLTLFGLSFWPAGLSGFVAALALRGAAIHWSLSLPAFGPRDHDNRNKSS is encoded by the coding sequence ATGACCGTCCCCGACCCTGCCGTTAGCGCCCTCAACACCGCCCTCTTCTGGCTGGACTACGCCGCCGTGGCCCTGTTTGGGGCCTCTGGCGCCATAGCCGCGGCGCGCGGGCGGCAGGACATCATCACCTTCACCTTTTTCGCCGCCATTACCGGCGTTGGTGGGGGGACGCTGCGTGACCTTCTGATCGGAGCACCAGTGTTTTGGGTACAGAGACCCGACTACATCCTAATTTGCGCGCTCGCCGGGTTGGCCGTGTGGATACTGGCTCCGCGCAATGCCTCACCGCGCCCGGATGGCAAGCCTGGAAAGCGGATGCTGGCCATGCTGTGGCTGGACGCCATTGGGCTGTCGGCCTATGCGGTGGTGGGGGCAGCCAAAGCACTGAACCTCGGCGTTGCGCCTGTGTCCGCCGGGGTTATGGGCGTGCTAACCGCAACCTTTGGCGGGATTATCCGCGATGTGCTGGCCGGAGAGCCCAACCTGTTGTTGCGCCGGGAAATCTATATCACCGCTGCACTCTTGGGGGCGTCGGTGTTTGTCACCCTGACCCTGTTTGGCTTGTCGTTTTGGCCGGCAGGCCTCAGCGGATTCGTCGCTGCCCTAGCGCTGCGCGGGGCGGCGATCCACTGGTCGCTGAGCCTGCCCGCCTTCGGCCCACGCGATCACGACAACCGTAACAAATCCTCATAA
- a CDS encoding helicase-related protein: MPDRSPPIDTFAGPNADSRLVAVLGPTNTGKTHYALERMMAHATGMIGLPLRLLAREVYDRVVKEKGVNAVALITGEEKIIPRLPSYFICTVEAMPLERRVDFLAVDEIQLCADIERGHVFTDRLLRARGRYETLFMGAATFAPLFRSLFPHAEVQFRERLSQLSYSGSKKLTRLPKRTAIVAFSTEQVYAIAELIRRQRGGAAVVMGSLSPKTRNAQVDLFQRGEVDFLVATDAIGMGLNMDIDHVAFASLSKFDGRRTRALTAQEAAQIAGRAGRNRREGTFGVTGDADEMDDDLIASIENHRFLSLTAAQWRNHELDFSSLDNLLRSLTRPSTAPALQLAREALDEKVLRHLSAEEDIALKVRNPISLRILWEVCQLPDFRKVSLDEHLKTVGFLFWSRHRPDGFVPHDWFDEQLTLLDRMDGDIDTLSGRLSGVRTLSYISNRTGWLKAAEHWRDATHDLEARLSDRLHEALMQRFVDQRTSALLKALNAFETPKPEIMGNGDVFLEGQRVGQLRGLNFVQAAGESLIEDKTIRQAAHRAVTPLIRERLQALAQAPSKTLRLKGKQVLWQGETVGHIAPSDYFNPVIRLECQSDQAALVDRARKRLTDFVRQQALHHLKPLHRVYEAAHDESTPAAVRAVAWQIYENGGVTLRGQDKLTADERKLLKGLGIHGNRFVWRLPKLSPSLMQAFGGGKDHPQRVLSLKGLVAINGHKPVRLRTLDALDKALNEGVWHKGVIYLKPAAIDGLDDKLMAALGFAKAWTHRFGEGDAAADYQGWRSKSGTPKRAKEQAPFVNPYSPFAVLRGG; the protein is encoded by the coding sequence GTGCCCGATCGTTCTCCCCCCATTGACACATTCGCTGGCCCCAACGCGGACTCGCGGCTGGTGGCTGTTTTAGGGCCGACCAATACTGGCAAGACCCATTATGCGCTGGAGCGGATGATGGCGCATGCAACCGGCATGATCGGCCTGCCGCTGCGGCTTCTGGCGCGTGAAGTCTATGACCGCGTGGTTAAAGAAAAGGGCGTCAATGCCGTCGCTCTGATAACCGGCGAAGAGAAGATCATACCGCGCCTGCCCTCCTATTTCATCTGCACGGTTGAGGCCATGCCGCTGGAGCGACGCGTGGATTTCCTGGCCGTCGATGAAATCCAGCTGTGTGCCGATATCGAGCGCGGCCACGTCTTCACAGACCGGCTTTTGCGCGCGCGGGGGCGGTACGAGACGCTGTTCATGGGGGCGGCGACCTTTGCGCCCCTGTTCCGGTCACTGTTTCCCCATGCCGAGGTGCAGTTCCGAGAGCGTCTATCGCAACTGAGCTATTCAGGGTCGAAGAAGCTGACCCGCCTGCCGAAACGCACCGCCATAGTGGCCTTTTCCACCGAGCAGGTCTATGCCATCGCCGAACTGATCAGGCGTCAGCGCGGCGGGGCGGCTGTGGTGATGGGCTCACTCAGCCCCAAGACGCGCAATGCCCAAGTCGATCTCTTCCAGCGGGGTGAGGTCGATTTTTTGGTGGCCACCGATGCCATCGGCATGGGGCTCAACATGGATATCGATCATGTGGCCTTTGCGAGCCTTTCGAAGTTCGATGGCCGGCGCACGCGAGCCCTTACGGCACAGGAGGCCGCACAAATCGCCGGGCGCGCTGGGCGCAACCGCAGGGAAGGGACATTTGGTGTCACGGGGGATGCCGATGAGATGGACGATGACCTGATAGCGTCCATTGAGAACCACCGCTTCCTCAGCCTGACGGCGGCGCAATGGCGTAATCACGAGCTGGATTTTTCCTCGCTCGACAATCTGCTGCGCAGTCTGACGCGGCCTTCGACCGCCCCGGCATTACAACTGGCTCGTGAAGCGCTGGATGAGAAGGTGCTGCGCCATCTGAGCGCCGAAGAGGACATCGCGTTGAAGGTGCGTAATCCGATCAGCCTGCGCATCCTTTGGGAGGTGTGCCAGCTTCCGGATTTTCGCAAGGTGTCGCTGGACGAACACCTCAAGACGGTCGGTTTCCTCTTCTGGTCGCGCCACCGCCCGGACGGGTTTGTGCCGCACGACTGGTTTGATGAGCAACTGACCCTCCTCGACCGCATGGACGGCGATATCGACACCCTGTCGGGACGGTTATCGGGGGTGCGGACCCTGTCCTACATCTCCAATCGCACCGGCTGGCTGAAGGCGGCAGAGCACTGGCGCGATGCGACGCACGATTTAGAGGCACGCCTATCTGACCGCCTGCATGAAGCCCTGATGCAGCGCTTTGTCGATCAGCGCACCAGCGCGCTGTTGAAGGCGCTCAATGCCTTTGAGACACCTAAGCCGGAGATTATGGGCAACGGCGACGTCTTCCTCGAAGGCCAGCGTGTGGGGCAGCTTAGAGGGCTAAACTTCGTGCAAGCTGCCGGTGAAAGCTTGATCGAGGACAAGACCATCCGACAGGCGGCGCACCGCGCTGTGACGCCCCTGATCCGCGAGCGGCTGCAAGCGCTGGCACAGGCTCCATCCAAAACCCTTCGCCTGAAAGGCAAGCAGGTCCTATGGCAGGGCGAAACAGTCGGCCACATTGCGCCCTCGGATTACTTCAATCCGGTCATCCGTCTGGAGTGTCAATCCGATCAGGCGGCGCTTGTAGACCGGGCCCGCAAACGGCTAACCGACTTCGTGCGGCAGCAGGCCCTACACCACCTGAAACCCCTACACCGGGTCTATGAGGCCGCCCACGATGAGTCGACCCCCGCCGCGGTGCGCGCCGTGGCATGGCAGATATATGAAAACGGCGGCGTAACTTTGCGTGGCCAGGACAAACTAACTGCAGATGAGCGCAAATTGCTGAAAGGTCTGGGTATTCACGGCAATCGCTTCGTCTGGCGTTTGCCGAAGCTGTCTCCATCGTTGATGCAGGCCTTTGGCGGGGGGAAGGACCATCCTCAGCGTGTCCTCAGCCTCAAGGGTCTGGTCGCCATCAACGGGCACAAACCTGTCCGGCTGAGGACTCTGGATGCCTTGGATAAGGCCCTGAACGAAGGCGTATGGCACAAGGGGGTGATTTATCTCAAACCCGCCGCCATTGATGGGCTCGATGATAAACTAATGGCCGCGCTGGGCTTTGCCAAGGCATGGACGCATCGTTTCGGCGAAGGAGACGCTGCCGCCGACTATCAAGGTTGGCGCAGCAAATCCGGTACCCCAAAAAGAGCCAAAGAACAGGCTCCCTTCGTCAATCCGTATTCGCCTTTTGCGGTACTGCGTGGTGGTTGA